In a genomic window of Magnolia sinica isolate HGM2019 chromosome 14, MsV1, whole genome shotgun sequence:
- the LOC131225132 gene encoding pto-interacting protein 1 isoform X1, with product MGCFSCCDQDDYHNAADNRGPFVANNSAGNAGAYHTTDPAPKGAQAVKVQPIAVPSISVEELKEVTENFAQKALIGEGSYGRVYYGILKSGQAAAIKKLDASKQPDQEFLAQVSMVSRLKHENVVQLVGYSVDGSIRILAYEFATMGSLHDILHGRKGVKGAQPGPVLSWAQRVKIAVGAAKGLEYLHEKAQPHIIHRDIKSSNVLIFDDDVAKIADFDLSNQAPDNAARLHSTRVLGTFGYHAPEYAMTGQLSSKSDVYSFGVVLLELLTGRKPVDHTLPRGQQSLVTWATPRLSEDKVRQCVDTRLGGEYPPKAVAKMAAVAALCVQYEADFRPNMSIVVKALQPLLNARSGPPGETPNM from the exons ATGGGGTGCTTTAGTTGTTGTGACCAAGATGACTACCATAATGCAGCCGATAATAGAGGGCCCTTTGTGGCAAACAATTCAGCAG GCAATGCTGGAGCATATCATACCACTGATCCTGCTCCAAAGGGTGCTCAGGCTGTAAAAGTGCAGCCTATTGCCGTCCCATCCATTTCTGTAGAGGAACTGAAGGAAGTAACAGAGAACTTTGCGCAGAAGGCTTTGATTGGAGAGGGTTCATATGGAAGAGTATATTATGGCATCCTTAAAAGTGGCCAAGCTGCAGCGATAAAAAAGTTGGATGCCAGTAAGCAACCAGACCAAGAATTTCTAGCGCAG GTTTCCATGGTATCAAGGCTGAAACATGAAAATGTTGTTCAGCTGGTCGGTTATTCTGTTGATGGAAGTATCCGCATTCTTGCATATGAGTTTGCTACTATGGGATCCCTCCATGATATTCTTCATG GGCGGAAAGGTGTCAAAGGAGCACAACCAGGTCCAGTTCTGTCATGGGCACAACGAGTTAAGATAGCTGTAGGAGCAGCAAAAGGACTTGAATATTTACATGAAAAGGCGCAGCCTCACATCATCCACCGTGATATTAAGTCCAGCAATGTGCTAATATTTGATGATGACGTTGCTAAGATTGCCGACTTTGATTTGTCAAATCAAGCTCCTGATAATGCAGCACGCCTTCATTCTACTCGTGTACTGGGAACTTTTGGTTATCATGCTCCAGA ATATGCAATGACAGGACAGCTGAGTTCAAAAAGTGATGTTTACAGCTTTGGTGTTGTCCTCTTGGAGCTCTTGACTGGTCGCAAGCCCGTCGATCATACATTACCACGGGGGCAGCAGAGTCTTGTAACATGG GCAACACCAAGACTTAGTGAGGACAAGGTAAGGCAATGCGTTGATACAAGGCTAGGAGGAGAGTACCCTCCCAAGGCAGTTGCAAAG ATGGCTGCTGTAGCTGCCTTGTGCGTGCAATACGAAGCTGATTTCCGGCCAAACATGAGCATTGTCGTTAAAGCTCTTCAGCCTCTATTGAATGCCCGGTCTGGACCTCCTGGCGAGACCCCAAACATGTGA
- the LOC131225132 gene encoding probable receptor-like protein kinase At2g47060 isoform X2: MVSRLKHENVVQLVGYSVDGSIRILAYEFATMGSLHDILHGRKGVKGAQPGPVLSWAQRVKIAVGAAKGLEYLHEKAQPHIIHRDIKSSNVLIFDDDVAKIADFDLSNQAPDNAARLHSTRVLGTFGYHAPEYAMTGQLSSKSDVYSFGVVLLELLTGRKPVDHTLPRGQQSLVTWATPRLSEDKVRQCVDTRLGGEYPPKAVAKMAAVAALCVQYEADFRPNMSIVVKALQPLLNARSGPPGETPNM; this comes from the exons ATGGTATCAAGGCTGAAACATGAAAATGTTGTTCAGCTGGTCGGTTATTCTGTTGATGGAAGTATCCGCATTCTTGCATATGAGTTTGCTACTATGGGATCCCTCCATGATATTCTTCATG GGCGGAAAGGTGTCAAAGGAGCACAACCAGGTCCAGTTCTGTCATGGGCACAACGAGTTAAGATAGCTGTAGGAGCAGCAAAAGGACTTGAATATTTACATGAAAAGGCGCAGCCTCACATCATCCACCGTGATATTAAGTCCAGCAATGTGCTAATATTTGATGATGACGTTGCTAAGATTGCCGACTTTGATTTGTCAAATCAAGCTCCTGATAATGCAGCACGCCTTCATTCTACTCGTGTACTGGGAACTTTTGGTTATCATGCTCCAGA ATATGCAATGACAGGACAGCTGAGTTCAAAAAGTGATGTTTACAGCTTTGGTGTTGTCCTCTTGGAGCTCTTGACTGGTCGCAAGCCCGTCGATCATACATTACCACGGGGGCAGCAGAGTCTTGTAACATGG GCAACACCAAGACTTAGTGAGGACAAGGTAAGGCAATGCGTTGATACAAGGCTAGGAGGAGAGTACCCTCCCAAGGCAGTTGCAAAG ATGGCTGCTGTAGCTGCCTTGTGCGTGCAATACGAAGCTGATTTCCGGCCAAACATGAGCATTGTCGTTAAAGCTCTTCAGCCTCTATTGAATGCCCGGTCTGGACCTCCTGGCGAGACCCCAAACATGTGA